From the genome of Leguminivora glycinivorella isolate SPB_JAAS2020 chromosome Z, LegGlyc_1.1, whole genome shotgun sequence, one region includes:
- the LOC125241280 gene encoding perlucin-like, whose protein sequence is MGDEPSSRNGGRASSVRERAQRAAARERPSLADSNDRRAVPYERNWKVCGFQWKVWKWYVNRIPETGSCYWLSTWRSTFYYAKWYCEGDGAILLVLDSEHERRVVRSYVQEDKKRYEELTRYMFIGIRTDDTRVWYTVEGDLLDDIGFAPWAAGEPDNYGGWEECLVINTTSFEYYDKWCRLEYSNFVCKKRAQSELTRYT, encoded by the exons ATGGGGGATGAACCGTCGTCGCGGAATGGAGGAAGAGCCTCGTCGGTGCGGGAGCGGGCTCAGCGGGCCGCGGCGCGGGAGCGACCGTCTCTAGCGGACTCTAATGATCGCCGTGCAGTTCCGT ATGAGAGAAACTGGAAAGTGTGCGGCTTCCAGTGGAAGG TTTGGAAAT GGTACGTGAACCGGATCCCGGAGACGGGCAGCTGCTACTGGCTGTCGACGTGGCGCTCCACCTTCTACTACGCCAAGTGGTACTGCGAGGGCGACGGCGCCATCCTGCTGGTGCTGGACTCCGAGCACGAGCGCCGCGTCGTGCGCAGCTACGTGCAGgag GACAAAAAGCGGTATGAAGAATTAACGCGCTACATGTTCATTGGCATCAGGACCGATGATACCCGCGTCTGGTACACCGTGGAAG GTGACCTGTTGGACGACATCGGGTTCGCGCCGTGGGCGGCGGGCGAGCCGGACAACTACGGCGGCTGGGAGGAATGCCTCGTGATCAACACCACCAGCTTCGAGTACTACGACAAGTGGTGCCGCCTGGAGTACAGCAACTTCGTCTGCAAGAAGCGCGCCCAGTCCGAGCTCACACGCTACACCTGA